A genomic window from Purpureocillium takamizusanense chromosome 2, complete sequence includes:
- a CDS encoding uncharacterized protein (COG:S~EggNog:ENOG503P6NC), whose protein sequence is MIPDWSGGVAPSVSTLVNADDGRNGETRDAKDGRPRLRDWSAPLPPATATRSSRGAVSTSEDVMDLDRTRPPGEQAHPPPSSQIIPDSGGSSSQSLTRSISNSQESTVTASTDRVATPPASDTSGERYAAVERHHDKPSNGSDHGVDHSSQLHHLSAIAAAQDRMEPDAVGAGSRKRMADGEVKSWAGSMSPVKGHSRTTSAVSVASTAGSTIGELSAELRTRLSYAMIKVNHGWQGRSLDEVESLASQAASPASSTSTVHRRHGSSASPRLNVNSTPQVHFSSDPVMIRRKSISPPSLLSGKPMLAPPATIQPSMSMPAPRSNPRRNSNPHYTPAGLVQSHSGSPPTPQGTSNPISRLDQDVAETLLFMSSPGNSANLKHAFSPSGSPGAQPQPPAPRSSGRHALPSGPRRALPSQRPSLPPPAPPTKKAGYDRASMPPPPDSPLDLDSPRQYQSPNRSTPKRRTNGAGGHVRSALSLPSGIALGNGTARKTLCDEDIERMLDRAGAEVADSSDDEEIQLPPRRGVAGVMRA, encoded by the exons ATGATTCCCGACTGGAGCGGTGGGGTCGCTCCGTCAGTGTCGACGCTGGTGAATGCTGACGACGGTCGCAACGGTGAGACACGCGACGCGAAGGACGGTAGACCGAGACTCCGCGATTGGAGCGCTCCCCTCCCAcccgcgacggcaacgagatcttcccgcggcgccgtgtcgaCGTCGGAAGACGTCATGGACCTCGacaggacgcggccgccgggtgAGCAGGcacacccgccgccgtcgagccagATCATCCCGGACagtggcggcagctcgtcgcagAGCCTCACGCGATCCATCTCCAACTCCCAAGAGTCGACTGTGACAGCCTCGACGGACCGGgtcgccacgccgcccgccagcgaTACCAGCGGCGAGCGgtacgcggccgtcgagcggcACCACGACAAGCCGTCGAACGGATCGGACCACGGTGTGGACCACAGCAGCCAGCTGCATCACCTGTCAGCCATTGCCGCTGCCCAAGACAGGATGGAGCCCGACGCGGTCGGTGCTGGATCGCGTAAGCGCatggcggacggcgaggtcaagTCTTGGGCGGGCAGCATGAGCCCCGTCAAGGGACATTCGCGGACGACAAGCGCCGTCAGCGTGGCCTCGACCGCGGGGAGCACCATTGGCGAG CTATCTGCCGAGTTGCGTACTCGCCTGTCGTACGCAATGATCAAGGTAAACCACGGCTGGCAAGGCCGGTCgctggacgaggtcgagtCTCTGGCATCCCAGGCTGCCTCTCCGGCATCTAGCACCTCCACCGTACATCGCCGGCACgggtcctcggccagcccgcGACTCAACGTCAACTCGACGCCCCAGGTTCACTTCTCCAGCGACCCCGTCATGATCCGGCGCAAgtccatctcgccgccgtcattACTCTCGGGCAAGCCAATGCTAGCTCCCCCGGCCACCATCCAGCCGTCCATGTCTATGCCCGCTCCTCGATCCAATCCTCGGCGCAACTCGAACCCCCACTACACGCCTGCCGGACTCGTCCAGTCACACTCCGGCTCCCCCCCAACGCCCCAGGGCACGAGCAATCCGATATCTCGCCTAGATCAAGACGTGGCCGAAACGCTGCTCTTCATGAGCAGTCCAGGCAACTCGGCAAACCTGAAGCACGCCTTCTCCCCGTCTGGGTCTCCTGGGGCGCAACCCCAGCCTCCCGCGCCACGGAGCTCGGGTCGCCATGCACTGCCGAGTGGGCCACGGAGAGCTCTGCCCTCGCAGCggccctcgctgccgccgccggcgccgccaacaaaGAAGGCTGGCTACGATCGGGCCAGCATGCCCCCGCCTCCGGACTCGCCCCTGGACTTGGACTCGCCGCGGCAATACCAGTCCCCGAATCGGTCCACGCCGAAGCGGCGAACAAACGGCGCCGGGGGTCACGTACGTTCAGCTCTCTCGCTACCAAGCGGCATAGCTCTTGGCAAcggcacggcgaggaagactCTCTGCGACGAAGACATTGAGCGAATGCTGGACCGTGCGGGAGCCGAGGTGGCAGAcagctccgacgacgaggagattCAGCTGCCCCCACGCAGGGGTGTCGCGGGCGTCATGCGAGCGTAG